Part of the Tenacibaculum sp. SZ-18 genome, GTGTGATGTAGAACTAGGATTTACACAAGATTTTAACGTTACATTATTGGATAAACGCAAAGACGTAACTTGGTTAGGAACGACTAACAAGGACTGGTTCACTCCATCAAACTGGTCAAATAATCTTGTTCCTGATGAGAATACAAATGTAATTATTCCTAATTATTTAGAATATTATCCGGTTATTACTGATGAAATCAATTTCAACACTTTAAAAGTAGATTCTGGAGCTTCTTTAATAGCAAATACAGCAATTCAAAAAGAAATTAATTACGACAAGAAGTTATCAAAAGAAGGGTGGAATTATATTTCTACTCCAATGGTTAATCAAACTGTATCCAACTTCATTCAACTTAATAATGTTATTGTAAATGAAAGAGAAGAAATAAGTTTATCCTATTTTAACACATTAAATAATACTTGGAACCCTTTTATGAATGATTCAGACAAAGATCTTGAACCTGGAAAAGGATATTCTATAAAATTAACAACTGGTAGAATTGTAACATTTAATGGAAATATTAAGACAGAAGACACTTATATCCCGCTAAACCAGTCAAATTATACAAATATGAACCTTATTGGAAATCCATATCTTTCATATATTGACTCTGAAGAACTATTAAACAAAAACTCTAATATCTTAACAGAGCAAACACTTTGGATTTGGAATGGACAATACTTTGAAGCTGTAAACAAACTAAATCCGATAAAAATTGCACCTTCTGATAGTTTTTTTGTTGAAGCGAACGTCAAAGATAATTTTGTTTTTCACACTAAAGATTTGCGACAAAGAAATGAAATTACAAATGAAAGAGAGCAAGTTTTCTCAGTCGAACTATCACTAGAAAACTCCACTCACAAACAATCAACAAAAATCTATTATACTTCGAATACAAGTAAAAGCTTTGACAATGGTTACGATTCTAAGATTTTTGATGAAGATTCAGACTTTCAAATTTTCACGGATCAATTAGACACTAACAATCCAAGAAAACTAGCAATTCAAGCATTACCAAACTCTGATATTGAAAACTTAATTATTCCTGTAGGATTCAGAACAAAAGCGAGAGGAGATTTAACTATAAGTGCTAATATTTTAAATATTCCAGACAATTATGAAGTTTATTTGGAAGATAAAGACACAAATAATTTCGTGAATCTACAAAGAAGGCCATATGTTTTTACCCCTAAAAACAATGTCGTAAATCAAGGACGTTTCTTTTTACACATGAATCAAAAATCAACAAACCAAGAGCATCAAGATTCTGTTGATTTACAAAGAACTGTTACGATTTTCAAATCAGATATAAATGAAATAACTATTAATAACTTAGATTTAGATGCTTCTGTTAAAGTTTATACTATCTACGGTGAGTCAATTTTCGATTCAAAAATTACTTCATCTGATAGTAATAAAATCAGATTTAATACTCCACCAGTGGGAATTTATCTGGTTTCTGTTAAAACAGAAAAGGGTAAATTCATAAAGAAGATTAATTTATAAATAATTCAAAAAATAGTTAGATACTTCTATTAGGTTTTATATTTTTAGAATCTAATGAACAACATACTATTTAAACATATCGAAGGCAAGACTATAGTTTGGTTTGAAGCAACAAATAACTATATTGTTTTAGAAAATAAAGCAGCAGATATCATTAGTCAAATAAACGACGGACTTACCTTTGAAAATATAGGAAAAGACTTAGCAAAAGAGTTTGAAATTTCTGAAGAAGCTGGATTTGAATTCGTAAATAAAATTAACGAAGAAGTTTATGTTAAGAACACAAACAATAAAGTGCTTTTCTCAGAACAAAGTTCTGTTTATTCTCTTCCTATTTTCCAAATAACAAAGTTTTACAGAATAAATGATTTAATTTTTGAAGTAAACTATCAATCTGAATTTGAAGAATATTTAGTTCATCCAAAATTTTCTCACTTAGAAGTTGACTATTCAAAAAAAACAAATCACACTTTTAAAGTTTTTACCAAAAATGATATTACTTCTCTCATAATTGATGGTAACTTCATAGGCTCTTGGCCGAGAAAAGACATTCATTATTTCCAGGGAAAATTTTCCATGTATGTGGTGCAATTCATTCACCAAAAACATGAAAATGAATGGATGGGTATTTTTCATGCATCCGGTTTAGGAAATGATAAAAAATCGCTGCTTCTACTAGGAGATTCAGGTAATGGGAAAAGCACATCTCTGGCAATTTTACAAGCTAATGGACTTACCTGTCTAGCCGATGATTTTGTCCCAATTGATGTTGAACAAAAAAATATTTACACATTCCCTTCTGCAATTTCTATTAAAAGAAATAGTTTAGAAACATTATTACCCTTATATCCTGAATTAGAAAATACCGCTGAATTTCATTTCAAAAGATTGAATAAAATTGTTCGTTTTCTTCCTCCAAAAATAAATAGTGGAAAGCATCATTTACCATGCAATGATTTAGTTTTCATAAAATATCAAAAAGATTCGGCTTTAAACTTTGCAAATATCTCGAAATTAGAAGCCTTCCAGCAATTAGTCCCAGATTCATGGTTATCTCAGAAAAAAGACAATGTTGAAGTTTTTTTAAATTGGTTTTCAAACACCAACTGCTACAAACTAACATATTCAGACAACGAAAGAATGGTAAACACCGTAAAAAGCATCTTGAATAATGACATATAAAGAAACGTTATTTTTTATAGGAAAATGTTTAACCATTACACATGAGATAAATAATAAAATCATAGTAGAGAACTTACTACAAAATAATTATGTTGATTGGGATGACGTGGTTAAAGTAAGTACGAGTCACTACGTATTCCCTGCTTTATACTGCAATTTAAAACGCACTAATTTACTGCATTATCTTCCAGAAGATTTAGTTGGATATATGCAACATATTACCCAGTTAAACAGAGAACGAAACGAACAGATTATTGAGCAGGCTAATGAAATTAATTCTTTATTATTAAAAAATAATATTACTCCAATTTTTCTTAAAGGAACTGGAAATTTGTTAGAAGGATTATACGAGGATATTGCTGAACGAATGGTTGGTGATATCGATTTTTTGGTTACAAAGGCTGACACTCTTAAATCTTTTACATTATTAAAAGCCGAGGAGTATACTAACCTCGTTAAAACTGATAATAGTTTACCAAATGACAAACATCTTCCTCGAATTCACAAGAAAAATAGAATTGCAGCTGTAGAAGTTCACAAAGAAATGGTTAAAGAGCCTTACAATAAACTTTTTAATTATTCCCTAATAAAGTCTGATATTTTAAACCGAGACAATTACTCTGTTTTAGGTTATAATCATCAATTAATACTTAGTATAATTGCAAAACAAATAAACGATGATGGTCAGTTCTACAACGATATTACTTTAAGAAATGCATATGATGTATTTCTACTATCAAAAAAAACTGACACATACAAAAGCATAGAAACACTGGATGATCGATTAAAAATTCCGCTAAATAACTTTTTAGCAATTACAAAATTAGTTTTGAACAGTAGTTCTATAAATTTCGTAGAAACTAATTCTTCAAAAGAATCTCTTAACCATTTTAACAAGATGATCCTAAATGAAAAAAAAAGGAATAAACACTACAGCTTTTGGCGAAAAAAACTATTCTTATTGAGCAGACTTAAAGTTATATTTAAAGCTTTCTACAGTAAAAACCATGCAATTTGGTTAATTAAGAGGATAATTAAAGGAAGAAACTCCTAGCACCTATATCAATGTTTTAAACTCATCAAAGTCTAATCCTCCATAATTACCTGAACTCATTAATAATAAAGCTGAATTCTCCAAATTTTCACTGAATAGAAAATCTTTAAAATCTTCAGGTTTGGTGTAAACAATTAGGTCTTCTCTCTGGAAAGCTTCAAAGATTTGATCTTGAGATATTTCTTCTAATCTTTTTATTTGAACCGCGTGTGGAGAATAAAACACAACTGCCTTATCTGCTGCATCTAATGCTCCTTTGTATTCTTTAAGAAATTCTTGGTTCAAACTACTATAAGTATGCAATTCTAAACAGGCAATTAATTTTCGATTACCAAACTGATTCTTTACTGCCTTAGTTGTTGCTTTAACTTTCGATGGAGAATGAGCGAAATCTTTAAATGCAACAGTCGATTTCGATTGAGCTATTTTCTCTAATCGTTTGCTGGCTCCTCCAAAACTTGCAATTGCTTCATAAAAATCTTCTTCATCAATTCCCATATGCTGACAAATCCATTTTGCTCCAGCAATATTCTGTAGGTTATGATTTCCAAAAACTTCTAATGGTAATTCTCCTTCTGGAGTATTCAAATAAGTAACTCCTTCTTCTATAAAGAAATCTGGTGTTTCGTATGGATATTTTTTGATTGAATTAGTAGATCCTTCAACCACTTTTTTTACTTCTTCATCTCCCTCATTATACACCATTATTCCTCCATTTACAAGAGAATCGGTAAAAACTGAAAATTGTTCTACATAATTTTTAAAAGTTGGAAAAACATTGATATGGTCCCACGCAATTCCACTTATTAAAGCAATATTAGGTTGATATAAATGAAACTTTGGCCTTCTATCAATTGGTGAGCTTAAATACTCATCACCTTCTAGTACGATAAACTCATTATCCTCCGTTAAATGGACCATTGTATCAAACCCTTCTAATTGCGCACCTACCATATAATCGACTTCTCTATCATGATAGTTTAAAACATGTAATATCATTGACGTAATGGTTGTTTTTCCATGAGAACCTCCAATTACAACTCTTGTTTTATGTTTTGATTGCTCGTATAAAAACTCTGGATAAGAAAAGATTTTTAAACCTAGCTCCTGAGCTTTTAATAATTCGGGATTATCTTCCTTTGCATGCATTCCTAAAATTACTGCGTCTATATCACTTGTTATTTTTTCTTCGAACCATCCAAACTCCTCTGGCAACAATCCTTTAGCCTTTAATCTAGACTTTGAAGGATCGTGAATAGTATCATCACTTCCTGTAATTTGGTATCCTTTTTGGTATAATGCTAATGCTAAGTTGTGCATCGCGCTTCCGCCGATGGCAATAAAGTGTATTTTCATTTTAAATTGTAATCTGAAATCAAAAATACAAAACCAATAAACAAAATATGTATCTTTAAAACGAAACTCATTAGAATGATGCTTTTACAAACGAAAATTAATCATAAACTAAGTATAATTTGATATTTCAAATAGTATAAATGTACTTTGTAAGCTAACATATAATTTGATCTAAATTTCTCAGTTATATTAATATACGTTTTCTGAATTTTTATCGAATTAACAACCTTTTGTCATGAAAAAAAAGTCAATTTTAATCACAATGCTTATTCTTTTTTCCATTCTCTCTCAAGCACAAAACAACTATATTATTTTATGGAAAAAAGTATATGAGTTTGAAAAAGAAAATCTTCCGAAATCTGCATTAAAGCTTGTAGAAAAGATTTATACAAAAGCAACCGCTGATAATAATTCACCTCAGCTTATAAAATGTTTAGTTTATAAAAGTAAACTTTCCATAAACATGGAGGAAAACGCTCAACTTACTATTATCAATGATTTTAAATTACAAATTTCAAATAGTAATTTTCCAAGTAAAAATATTCTACAAAATATGTTAGCCAATTTATACTGGCAATATTTTCAAGAAAACAGATACAAGTTTTACAACAGAACAAAAACAACTGAAAAGGTTGATGAAAATGATTTTCGCACATGGGATTTAAACACCTTATTTAAAGAAATCCATTCCATTTACCAACTCTCTTTAAGTGAAAGTAAAAAACTCCAAAAAGTAAATATTCGGAAATATAAAGATATTTTAATTCTTCAAGAAGAATCAGAAAAATACAGACCAAGTCTTTATGATTTACTAGCTCAAAACGCCTTGGTTTTTTATCAAACTAATGAGACAAACATCACAAAACCATCTTTTCAGTTTAAACTAAATAATCCTGATTTCATCTGTGATTCTAATTTATTTACACAATTAAAACTAGAAACAAAGGATTCTTTATCTCTTCAATTTAATGCTCTTAAAATCTTTCAAGAATTAACACGGTTCCATGAAAAAAGTAAAAACTTTGATGCTTTAGTTGATGTAGATTTACAAAGATTAGCTTTCGTTAGTCAGAATGCAACGTTTATGAATAACGAAACTGCTTATTTAGAAACTTTACAATCTTCAGAAAGTAACTATAAAAATATTGAAGCAGGTAGCTTATATTCATTTGAAATAGCTCGAGTTTATAACATTCAAACCAATAAATATGTTAAGAATAAAAATGAAGATTACAGGTTTAAAAATAGACAAGGTCTTGAAATTTGTGAACAAATAAAGAAGCAATTCCCTAATAGTTTAGCAGCTAAAAAAGCAAATGTTCTTATCTCAAAAATTCAACAAAAACAACTTTCCCTTGTTGCAGAAGCCAATATACCCATCAATAAATTTTCTCGAGTATTAGTTAATTATAACAATCTAAACCGTTTACATTTTTCAATATTTAAAATTACTTACGACCAATACCAAGAGCTACAAAAGATTTATAATAAAGATTTAAAAATTAAAGCAATTCAAGCGCTTGAAAGAGTAACTTCTTGGAAAAACGAATTGCCAAATGAAAAAGACTATTTACAGCATTCTACCGAAGTTATCATTCCTAAATTACCAAACGGAAGATATTTAATTTTAGCAACTGAAAACAGAGAATTATCTAATAAAGAAATATTCGGAGAAGCGTTAATTCAAGCAACGGATTTAACTTTTATAACCCGAAACGAACCTAACAAAACAATTTATCAAATTCTTGACAGGAATTCTGGAAAACCAATTCAAAATGCTTCGGTAAGATTTCTAAGTGAAAAAAGTAGATACCAAAACAAAACTATTGATAGAACTTTTACCACCAACAAAAACGGCGAATTTATCTTTAGCCCTGATGACTATTACAACAGGGTAAGAGCAATTATTACTCACAAAAATGATCGAGCGGTTTTCGCAGAATTTTATTTAAGAGAAAATGTAAATAACAATCCACGTTATCGAAATCAAACTAAAACATTTGTTTTTACAGATAGAAGTATTTACCGACCAGGGCAAACTGTTTATTTCAAAGGAATTTGTTTAGAAAGTTTCAAAGAGAAATCATCCATAATTACGAATAAAAATGTAAAAGTATATTTTAAAGATGTAAACAACCAAGTAATCAAAAAGCAATCATTTAAAACAAATGAATATGGTTCTTTTGCAGGAAACTTTGTTATACCGAATACTGGTCTAACTGGTCAATTTAGTATTGAAACAAAAATCAATGGTAGAAGAAATTCCCAATATATTTCTGTTGAAGAATATAAGCGCCCAAAATTTGAAACTAAATTCAAACCTGTAAAAGAAACCTACCAATTAAATAATGAGGTTACAGTTACCGGATTTGCAAAATCATACTCAGGAGCAAATATTACAGAGGCAAAAGTCGTTTACCGAGTTCATAGAAAAGTGATTTATCCAAGATGGTGTTATTGGTTTTACCCAAATTTAAATTCACAACCTCAAGAAATAATTAGTGGAGCAACCACTACAAACTCAAAAGGAGAATTTAAAATTAAGTTTGAGGCACTTCCAGATGAAAGTATTTCAAAAGATAAACTTCCAGTTTTTAATTATGAAGTAACGGCTGATGTTACTGATTTAAACGGAGAAACTCGCTCCTCTTCTACTCTCGTTAAAGTGGGATATCATAGTTTATTAGCAACCATTGAAAGCAACGATTTTTATAATAGAAATGAGAAAAATCAAAAGATTAAAGTAGCTACAAAAAATCTAAATAACCAATCAGTTGATACAAATGGAACTATTACTATTTACAAGTTGATTTCTCCTGAAAACACCATTAGAAAACGTCCATGGGAAGCTCCTTTTTATCAAAAAATTTCTAAAGAAGAATTCAAATCAAAATTCCCACATGAAGCTTACAAAACTGAAGACAACTATTTAAAATGGGCTAAAGGAAAGTCATTATTTTCAACGTCATTCACTACAATAAATGGAATTCAAGAAATTGAGCTTCCAACTTTAAAGAAATGGAAATCCGGTAAATATTTAATTGAATTAACTTCAAAAGATAAATTCAATAAAGTAGTATCAGACAAAAAATACATTTCTGTTTTCAGCAATAAGGATAAACGTCCAGCGGACAATGCACTTATTTCTGTTAAAATGGATAAAGAAAGTTATAAACCTGGTGAAAAAGCCATTATAAAAGTTGCTTCCAACTCAAAGGATGTGACAGTAATGGTTACAGTTGAGAAAGAAAGAAAAGTTGTTGATTATCATTATCTACATTTAAATGAAAACGCTAAGACAATTCAAATTCCTGTAACAAGTGACGACTATGGAGGATTCGGTATTCGTTATCATTTTGTGAACTACAATTCAATAAATAGCGAAACATTAATGATTAATGTTCCTCATCCAAAAACGGATTTAGACATTATTACAAAAACTTTCAGAGACAAATTAGAACCTGGGACAAATGAAAAATGGAGTTTTACGATTAAAGGAACACAAAAAGAAAAAGTTACCGCTGAATTATTAGCCAGTATGTACGATGCTTCATTGGATCAATTTAAAACACATAACTGGAATTTTGATCCTATTCATAAACCAACGTATAGACTTCAGACTTTTATAAACTCTAGAAATAGTTTTGGTACTAAATATTTTCGAATGGAATATAACAACCGAAATTATTTTGATTTCCCAAGTCTACAATATGATCAATTAAATTGGTTTGATTTTAATTTCAGAGATCTTAACGTTTATGGGTTTAATGCCCTTTCAATGGAATCTGAAGCGATAATTATTCGTGGTGCGGCACCTAGATCTGATAATAAAAAAACTGTTAATAAAGAACTGATCGGTAGAACTTCTGGTGTTAGTATAACTCCTGAAGAAGATTATGAAAGTGGTGATATTTCTGGTTGGACTCCTAAAAATTCCTCTTACAAACTCAAACAAGAAAAAGATAAACTAAAAGGATCTCTAGATCAAATTCAAATTCGTAAAAACCTTCAAGAAACGGCATTTTTCTACCCGCAGCTATCTACTGATACTAATGGAAATGTTTCTTTTAATTTTACTATTCCAGAAGCTTTGACAAAATGGAAGTTACAATTATTGGCACATTCTAAAAACTTACATTCCGCTACAAAAACACTTGAAACAGTAACACAAAAAGAACTAATGGTAGTTCCGAATGCTCCTCGTTTTTTAAGAGAAAAAGATGAAATTACATTTAGTGCAAAAATCAGCAACTTAACAGATAAAACATTAACCGGAACTACTAAGTTATTACTTACTGATGCAATCACTGGGAAGACTATTGATTCAGAATTAAATAATAACAATAACCAACAACCCTTTACTGTTAATTCAGAAGGAAATACACAAGTATCTTGGAATTTAAAAATTCCATTATCTGTACAAGCTGTACAATACCAAGTAATTGCTAAAGCAGAAGATTTTTCAGATGGTGAACAAAATGTGCTTCCTGTTTTATCGAACCGAATGTTAGTTACAGAAACCTTACCAATGTGGGTGCGTTCAAATCAATCAAAAACATTTACTTTAGAAAAGTTAAAGAGCAACAATTCATCTACACTAAAACATCATAAACTAAGCTTAGAAGTAACTTCTAATCCTGCTTGGTATGCAGTGCAAGCTTTACCATATTTAATGGAATATCCATATGATTGTGCTGAACAAACTTTCTCACGTTATTATGCAAATACCTTAGCTAGTTTTATTGCGAATTCGAATCCTAAAATTCAAAATGTATTCAATCAATGGAAATCAAGCAAAGCACTTATCAGTAATCTTGAAAAAAACGAAGAGTTAAAATCACTAATCATTCAAGAAACACCATGGTTGCGTGATGCGCAGTCTGAAAGTGAGCAAAAGAAACGAATCGCGATGTTGTTCGATTTAAACAATATGAAAAATGGTCGTCAAAAAGCATTAAATAAGTTACAAAATATTCAAATGAACAATGGTGGATTTCCTTGGTTTAAAGGAAGCAGGTATCCTAATACTTATATTACAAATTATATCGTTTCTGGCTTTGGACATTTAGAAAAATTAGGCGTTGATAATTTCGACAAAAAGACGACAAAAATGCTTATCAAAGCCGTTAAGTTTTTAGACAATGAAATAGTAGACAACTATGAAAGAATTCTAAAAACAGCTCAGCAAATCAAAGAAAAAGACGGCGCTAAAGCATATCAAAAATACTTAGACAAACAACATATTGGTTATTTTGATATTCAATACTTGTACATGCGTAGTTTCTTTAATAAAATTCCTGTACAAGAAAAAACACAACAAGCAATTGATTATTACCGCAATCAATCTGCTACATATTGGAAGTCATTCAATTTGTCAGGTAAAGGTTCGATTGCGTTAATTCAGTTTAGAAATGGAGAAAAAACATTGGCCCATAAAATTCTTAAATCGTTAAGAGAGAATAGTGTTTTCTCTGAAGAACTCGGTATGTATTGGAAAGAAAACAAAGCTGGTTGGTATTGGCATCAAGCTCCAATTGAAACTCAGGCTTTAATGGTGGAAGTCTTCTCAGAAATCGAAAATGATACTAAAACTATTGACGAACTTAAAATTTGGCTTTTAAAGAATAAACAAGTGAGTCGTTGGAAAACAACTAAAGCTACTTCTGAAGCAGTTTATGCTTTATTATTAAATGGTTCTGACTGGTTAAACTCTTCGGAATTAGTAACTATAAAAATGGATAATAAAACTATCGACCCAATTCAACTTGAAAATTCTAAACTTGAAGCTGGAACAGGATATTTTAAAACTTCATGGAGTGGCTCTGAGATTACTTCAGATAAAGCATCGGTTACCTTAACTAAAAAAGATAAAGGAATTGCCTGGGGCGGATTATACTGGCAATATTTTGAAGATTTAGATAAAATTACCTCAGCAAAAACTCCATTACAACTTTCTAAAAAGTTATTCAAAAAAGTTAATTCCGATACTGGCAAACAACTAATTGCTATCAACGATACTAATCTTGAAGTTGGAGATTTAGTTACAGTTCGAGTTGAATTAAAAGTGGATAGAGACATGGAGTTTATTCATATGAAAGATATGAGAGCTTCTGCCTTTGAACCTGTAGATGTTATCTCTCAATATAAATGGCAAGACGGATTAGGTTATTATCAGAGTACGAAAGACGCAGCTACTAACTTCTTTTTTGATCGTATAAGAAAAGGTATATATGTTTTTGAATATGACGTAAGAGTAAACAATAAAGGAAACTTTAGTAATGGAATTACAACGATTCAAAGCATGTACGCACCAGAATTTTCAAGTCATTCAAAAGGTGTTCGAGTAAAAATTAAGTAATATGAAAAACACTGTTTTAATTATTCTTTTTCTAGCAGGAATACATCAAATGTTTTCTCAAGAATTAGATTTACCTGAATATGAATGGAAAAATAGAGTGGTTTTAATTATAACAAATGGCAACTCAAGTCTTCGTAAACAACAACTATACGAGCTTCATTCCAGCCTCAGAGAATTCGAAGAACGAAAACTTGCCTTTTTTGAAATCCAACCTCAGCGTTACAGAAGAATATCCTTAAAACTAAAAACCGAGAATCAAGATAATTGGATTTATTCTGAGCAACCCTACGAAAAATATAAATCGAAAAAATCTAAATTCAAAGTTCTACTTATTGGACTTGATGGAGGAATAAAGAATAAAAGAACCAAAAAAATATTTACCCAAAAAGAGCTTTTCTCTATCATTGATGGAATGCCTATGAGAAGAAGAGAGTTAAAAAGAAATCACTAATTCATGATAAAGAGATTGATATCATTCTTAATTATAATTT contains:
- a CDS encoding nucleotidyltransferase family protein; the protein is MTYKETLFFIGKCLTITHEINNKIIVENLLQNNYVDWDDVVKVSTSHYVFPALYCNLKRTNLLHYLPEDLVGYMQHITQLNRERNEQIIEQANEINSLLLKNNITPIFLKGTGNLLEGLYEDIAERMVGDIDFLVTKADTLKSFTLLKAEEYTNLVKTDNSLPNDKHLPRIHKKNRIAAVEVHKEMVKEPYNKLFNYSLIKSDILNRDNYSVLGYNHQLILSIIAKQINDDGQFYNDITLRNAYDVFLLSKKTDTYKSIETLDDRLKIPLNNFLAITKLVLNSSSINFVETNSSKESLNHFNKMILNEKKRNKHYSFWRKKLFLLSRLKVIFKAFYSKNHAIWLIKRIIKGRNS
- a CDS encoding UDP-N-acetylmuramate--L-alanine ligase, producing MKIHFIAIGGSAMHNLALALYQKGYQITGSDDTIHDPSKSRLKAKGLLPEEFGWFEEKITSDIDAVILGMHAKEDNPELLKAQELGLKIFSYPEFLYEQSKHKTRVVIGGSHGKTTITSMILHVLNYHDREVDYMVGAQLEGFDTMVHLTEDNEFIVLEGDEYLSSPIDRRPKFHLYQPNIALISGIAWDHINVFPTFKNYVEQFSVFTDSLVNGGIMVYNEGDEEVKKVVEGSTNSIKKYPYETPDFFIEEGVTYLNTPEGELPLEVFGNHNLQNIAGAKWICQHMGIDEEDFYEAIASFGGASKRLEKIAQSKSTVAFKDFAHSPSKVKATTKAVKNQFGNRKLIACLELHTYSSLNQEFLKEYKGALDAADKAVVFYSPHAVQIKRLEEISQDQIFEAFQREDLIVYTKPEDFKDFLFSENLENSALLLMSSGNYGGLDFDEFKTLI
- a CDS encoding alpha-2-macroglobulin family protein, with protein sequence MKKKSILITMLILFSILSQAQNNYIILWKKVYEFEKENLPKSALKLVEKIYTKATADNNSPQLIKCLVYKSKLSINMEENAQLTIINDFKLQISNSNFPSKNILQNMLANLYWQYFQENRYKFYNRTKTTEKVDENDFRTWDLNTLFKEIHSIYQLSLSESKKLQKVNIRKYKDILILQEESEKYRPSLYDLLAQNALVFYQTNETNITKPSFQFKLNNPDFICDSNLFTQLKLETKDSLSLQFNALKIFQELTRFHEKSKNFDALVDVDLQRLAFVSQNATFMNNETAYLETLQSSESNYKNIEAGSLYSFEIARVYNIQTNKYVKNKNEDYRFKNRQGLEICEQIKKQFPNSLAAKKANVLISKIQQKQLSLVAEANIPINKFSRVLVNYNNLNRLHFSIFKITYDQYQELQKIYNKDLKIKAIQALERVTSWKNELPNEKDYLQHSTEVIIPKLPNGRYLILATENRELSNKEIFGEALIQATDLTFITRNEPNKTIYQILDRNSGKPIQNASVRFLSEKSRYQNKTIDRTFTTNKNGEFIFSPDDYYNRVRAIITHKNDRAVFAEFYLRENVNNNPRYRNQTKTFVFTDRSIYRPGQTVYFKGICLESFKEKSSIITNKNVKVYFKDVNNQVIKKQSFKTNEYGSFAGNFVIPNTGLTGQFSIETKINGRRNSQYISVEEYKRPKFETKFKPVKETYQLNNEVTVTGFAKSYSGANITEAKVVYRVHRKVIYPRWCYWFYPNLNSQPQEIISGATTTNSKGEFKIKFEALPDESISKDKLPVFNYEVTADVTDLNGETRSSSTLVKVGYHSLLATIESNDFYNRNEKNQKIKVATKNLNNQSVDTNGTITIYKLISPENTIRKRPWEAPFYQKISKEEFKSKFPHEAYKTEDNYLKWAKGKSLFSTSFTTINGIQEIELPTLKKWKSGKYLIELTSKDKFNKVVSDKKYISVFSNKDKRPADNALISVKMDKESYKPGEKAIIKVASNSKDVTVMVTVEKERKVVDYHYLHLNENAKTIQIPVTSDDYGGFGIRYHFVNYNSINSETLMINVPHPKTDLDIITKTFRDKLEPGTNEKWSFTIKGTQKEKVTAELLASMYDASLDQFKTHNWNFDPIHKPTYRLQTFINSRNSFGTKYFRMEYNNRNYFDFPSLQYDQLNWFDFNFRDLNVYGFNALSMESEAIIIRGAAPRSDNKKTVNKELIGRTSGVSITPEEDYESGDISGWTPKNSSYKLKQEKDKLKGSLDQIQIRKNLQETAFFYPQLSTDTNGNVSFNFTIPEALTKWKLQLLAHSKNLHSATKTLETVTQKELMVVPNAPRFLREKDEITFSAKISNLTDKTLTGTTKLLLTDAITGKTIDSELNNNNNQQPFTVNSEGNTQVSWNLKIPLSVQAVQYQVIAKAEDFSDGEQNVLPVLSNRMLVTETLPMWVRSNQSKTFTLEKLKSNNSSTLKHHKLSLEVTSNPAWYAVQALPYLMEYPYDCAEQTFSRYYANTLASFIANSNPKIQNVFNQWKSSKALISNLEKNEELKSLIIQETPWLRDAQSESEQKKRIAMLFDLNNMKNGRQKALNKLQNIQMNNGGFPWFKGSRYPNTYITNYIVSGFGHLEKLGVDNFDKKTTKMLIKAVKFLDNEIVDNYERILKTAQQIKEKDGAKAYQKYLDKQHIGYFDIQYLYMRSFFNKIPVQEKTQQAIDYYRNQSATYWKSFNLSGKGSIALIQFRNGEKTLAHKILKSLRENSVFSEELGMYWKENKAGWYWHQAPIETQALMVEVFSEIENDTKTIDELKIWLLKNKQVSRWKTTKATSEAVYALLLNGSDWLNSSELVTIKMDNKTIDPIQLENSKLEAGTGYFKTSWSGSEITSDKASVTLTKKDKGIAWGGLYWQYFEDLDKITSAKTPLQLSKKLFKKVNSDTGKQLIAINDTNLEVGDLVTVRVELKVDRDMEFIHMKDMRASAFEPVDVISQYKWQDGLGYYQSTKDAATNFFFDRIRKGIYVFEYDVRVNNKGNFSNGITTIQSMYAPEFSSHSKGVRVKIK
- a CDS encoding DUF4174 domain-containing protein, whose translation is MKNTVLIILFLAGIHQMFSQELDLPEYEWKNRVVLIITNGNSSLRKQQLYELHSSLREFEERKLAFFEIQPQRYRRISLKLKTENQDNWIYSEQPYEKYKSKKSKFKVLLIGLDGGIKNKRTKKIFTQKELFSIIDGMPMRRRELKRNH